The following proteins are encoded in a genomic region of Pungitius pungitius chromosome 19, fPunPun2.1, whole genome shotgun sequence:
- the tecrl2a gene encoding very-long-chain enoyl-CoA reductase isoform X1, with amino-acid sequence MVEELLVHVCGCMFGSHADASGHFSPCAQRTQHQSTAMSRTTFFEVKVLDAKTKEQLCFLDKVDPRSTIGDIKSLFHKAYPRWYPARQALMLDAKDKSLRDEAVLQNLPVGTAATMYFSDLGPQLGWTVVFLAECIGPLLTYLLFYFRVPYIYSHKYAFTSSPHPVVRVAFACHSLHYMKRLIETIFVHRFSHGTMPLRTIVRNCVYYWGFSAWLAFCINHPLYTPPSYGELQVNYALVIFVMCELGNFSIHLTLNNLRGDGSRSRRFPEPTKNPFTWLFIFVSCPNYTYELGAWVGFSIMTQCLPVAFYTLLGFIQMTIWAKGKHRAYSREFKDYPTLRMAIIPLIL; translated from the exons ATGGTAGAGGAACTactcgtgcatgtgtgtggatgTATGTTTGGTTCGCATGCTGATGCTTCAGGTCATTTTTCACCCTGTGCACAGAGGACACAGCACCAATCCACCGCCATGAGTCGGACCACCTTTTTTGAG GTGAAGGTCCTGGATGCCAAGACCAAAGAGCAGCTTTGTTTTTTAGATAAG GTGGATCCCCGGTCAACAATAGGAGACATCAAGAGCCTCTTTCACAAAGCGT ATCCTCGCTGGTATCCAGCCAGACAGGCCCTGATGCTTGATGCCA AGGACAAATCACTCAGAGACGAGGCAGTCTTACAGAATCTACCGGTTGGGACTGCTGCCACGATGTACTTCTCAGATCTTGGTCCTCAGTTGGGTTGGACCGTG GTGTTCCTTGCCGAGTGCATCGGGCCTCTTCTCACCTACCTCCTCTTCTATTTTCGAGTACCGTACATTTACTCACACAAATATGCCTTTACCTCCAGTCCTCATCCTGTTGTCAG agtaGCCTTTGCCTGTCACAGCCTCCACTACATGAAGAGGTTGATAGAGACTATATTTGTGCATCGTTTCTCCCATGGGACCATGCCTCTCAGGACAATCGTCAGG AATTGTGTCTATTACTGGGGTTTCTCAGCTTGGTTGGCCTTCTGTATCAACCACCCTCTTTACACGCCTCCAT CATATGGAGAACTACAAGTCAACTACGCATTAGTCATATTTGTG ATGTGTGAGCTGGGGAACTTCTCCATTCACTTGACTCTTAATAATCTCAGAGGGGACG GATCAAGGAGCAGACGGTTTCCTGAGCCAACAAAGAACCCCTTTACATGGCTATTTATCTTTGTATCCTGTCCAAATTACACATATGAG CTGGGAGCTTGGGTGGGCTTTTCCATTATGACCCAGTGTCTGCCAG TGGCATTTTATACATTACTGGGCTTCATTCAGATGACCATTTGGGCCAAAGGGAAGCACAGGGCCTACAGCAGAGAGTTCAAGGACTATCCCACGCTCCGGATGGCTATTATTCCCCTGATACTCTGA
- the tecrl2a gene encoding very-long-chain enoyl-CoA reductase isoform X2, whose amino-acid sequence MLTYCHSLFSHQVDPRSTIGDIKSLFHKAYPRWYPARQALMLDAKDKSLRDEAVLQNLPVGTAATMYFSDLGPQLGWTVVFLAECIGPLLTYLLFYFRVPYIYSHKYAFTSSPHPVVRVAFACHSLHYMKRLIETIFVHRFSHGTMPLRTIVRNCVYYWGFSAWLAFCINHPLYTPPSYGELQVNYALVIFVMCELGNFSIHLTLNNLRGDGSRSRRFPEPTKNPFTWLFIFVSCPNYTYELGAWVGFSIMTQCLPVAFYTLLGFIQMTIWAKGKHRAYSREFKDYPTLRMAIIPLIL is encoded by the exons ATGCTCACATATTGCCACAGCTTGTTTTCTCATCAG GTGGATCCCCGGTCAACAATAGGAGACATCAAGAGCCTCTTTCACAAAGCGT ATCCTCGCTGGTATCCAGCCAGACAGGCCCTGATGCTTGATGCCA AGGACAAATCACTCAGAGACGAGGCAGTCTTACAGAATCTACCGGTTGGGACTGCTGCCACGATGTACTTCTCAGATCTTGGTCCTCAGTTGGGTTGGACCGTG GTGTTCCTTGCCGAGTGCATCGGGCCTCTTCTCACCTACCTCCTCTTCTATTTTCGAGTACCGTACATTTACTCACACAAATATGCCTTTACCTCCAGTCCTCATCCTGTTGTCAG agtaGCCTTTGCCTGTCACAGCCTCCACTACATGAAGAGGTTGATAGAGACTATATTTGTGCATCGTTTCTCCCATGGGACCATGCCTCTCAGGACAATCGTCAGG AATTGTGTCTATTACTGGGGTTTCTCAGCTTGGTTGGCCTTCTGTATCAACCACCCTCTTTACACGCCTCCAT CATATGGAGAACTACAAGTCAACTACGCATTAGTCATATTTGTG ATGTGTGAGCTGGGGAACTTCTCCATTCACTTGACTCTTAATAATCTCAGAGGGGACG GATCAAGGAGCAGACGGTTTCCTGAGCCAACAAAGAACCCCTTTACATGGCTATTTATCTTTGTATCCTGTCCAAATTACACATATGAG CTGGGAGCTTGGGTGGGCTTTTCCATTATGACCCAGTGTCTGCCAG TGGCATTTTATACATTACTGGGCTTCATTCAGATGACCATTTGGGCCAAAGGGAAGCACAGGGCCTACAGCAGAGAGTTCAAGGACTATCCCACGCTCCGGATGGCTATTATTCCCCTGATACTCTGA